The sequence CGTCACGGTGATGAAGGGCTGCGACAATGTCTGCTCGTTCTGCGTGGTGCCGCACACCCGCGGCCGCGAGGTGAGCCGCGCCTTCCCCGACGTGCTCCTCGAGGTGGCGGACCTGGCCAAGGTGGGCGTGCGCGAGGTGACGCTCATCGGCCAGAACGTGAACTCGTACGCGGGCGGCATCTCCTTCGCGCAGTTGCTGCTGCGCACCGCGGAGGTGCCGGGCATCGAGCGCGTGCGCTTCACCACCAGCCACCCGCACGACCTGTCCGACGAGCTCATCGACGCGTTCCGCACGCAGCCCAAGATTGCTCCGCACTTCCACCTGCCCGTGCAGTGCGGGAGCGACCGCGTCCTGAAGATGATGCGCCGCGACTACACCGTGGTGCAGTACCTGGAGCGGCTGGAGAAGCTGCGCGCCGCGCGGCCGGGCATCGCCGTCACCACCGACATCATCGTGGGCTTCCCCGGGGAGACCGAGGAGGAGTTCGAGATGACGATGAAGCTGACGGAGCAGGTCCGCTACGACAACCAGTTCTCCTTCGTCTTCAGCCCGCGTCCCAAGACGGGCGCCTCCCTGAAGGAGCACGAGTGGGGCCCGGTGCCGCACGAGGTGAAGATTGCCCGCCTGGAGCGCCTGCAGAAGCTGCAGCGGCGCATCAGCACGGAAATCACCGCGGCCCTGGTCGGCGCGGAGGTGGAGGTGCTGGTGGAGGGCCACTCGCGCTACGACGCCACCAAGCGCTTCGGCCGCACGCCGGAGAACCGCACCGTCAACTTCGACGGCGACGCCCCCGCGGGCGCCATCGTCACGGTGAAGGTGGAGCGCTCCACGCCCAACCAGCTCTCCGGGAAGCAGTTGTCCGTGCTGTCCCTGCCCACCGTGGAGCCGCTGCCGGTGGCCCCGGCCGCCTCGCCGTTCCACGTCATCGCGGAGGCCTGAGCTCCGCTCGGTAGCGGGCTCGAAAGTGACGCTGACTCGCGAGCCCGTGCGCTCCGTGTTAGGAATTTCCGCATGGCTTTAGTGCCCGCGACCACCCTCAAGGCGTGCCCCATCTTCAAGGGCTTCACCGACACCGGCATCCAGATCTTCGCCGGTGTCGCGGTGCCCCGGGCCTTCCCCAAGGGCACCGCGCTCTTCACCGAGGGCAAGGCAGGGGAGTCGCTGCTCATCATCGGCGAGGGCACCGTGCGGCTGAGCGCCAAGAGCGCCTCGGGCGAGGACGTGCCGCTGGGCGAGGTGGGCGCGGGCGAGCCGCTGGGCGAGCTGGCCCTCGTGCAGAAGGGCGAGCGGCTGTGCACCGCCACCGCCGCCACCGACGTCTCCGCCCTGGAGATTCGAGCCTCGGATTTCCAGAAGCTCCTGGCCTCGAAGCCGCAGGCGTGCGTGAAGCTGCTGATGGGCATCGTCGGCTACTTCGGCCAGAAGGCGCGTGACAACCGCGACATGCTGCGCACGCTCGTCGGAAAGGCCCCGGCCGCCTGACGGCCCCGTGCTAGCGTGGGGCCACGCCCATGCGTGCCCCCCTCCTGGCCATCCTCATCCTGCTCGGGGCTCCCGGACCCGCACCCGCCCAGACCCGGGCGCGTGCCGTCGCGTCCGCGCTGGCGGAAGAGGACTGGTTCTCCAGCGTCTACTCGGCCGGAGGGCTGGAGGTCCGGGCGGACGGGCGCGTCTTCACCCTGTTCGCCCTGCTGAACCGCCTGGGCTACGACGCCGGCTCCCGGTACCGCGAGCACCCGGTGCCCGCGTACCGGTACGGCCCGGCCCGCACGCGCGTGCGCGAGGCCCTGGTGACGGCCTCGCCGGTGGTGCTGGCGGACGCTCAGGCCTTCTTCGACGCGCACCCCGTGCCGGTGGAGGACTATCTGGCGCGCCTGCTGGCGGGGCCCCAGGCCTCCGAAGCGGCTCGCAGGCTGGACGGGCTGGAGACGCTGCTGGCGCGCGTGGAGGCGGAGTGGCCGGTGGCGGCGCTCCGGGCGGAGACGCTGGACCTGTACCGTGCGGAACAGCGTGCCTGGCTGCCTCTGTTGGATGCGCCGCTTCAACAGGCGGCACGACTCCTGGGCCTGCCGGAAGGCAAGCCCGCTCTGGAGGTGGTGGTTAATCTGCTCGACGCGGAGGGCAGCATCCGTCGGGTGGAGGCGGGGCGCGGGTGGGTGTTGGTGGTCGGACCTGCTACCCGACGGCCCGAAATGGAGCCTGTGGTGCGGGAGTTCGCACGGAGCGTGCTTTCGTCGCGGATGGGAGCACGCTTGGAGAGCAGGTGGACGGGCGGCGTGGGGACCTTGCGCGAGGCGCGGGGAGCAGGGGCGGCGGAGGCGACGGTGGGGGAGTACGGGGTGGCTTTGCTGAGCCGGGCGCTGGCGCTGAGAGCCACGGACGCCCAGGAAGCGGCCTATGAGGCGGCCGGCCGCCAGGGGTACTTTGGTTTGAAGGCCCTGGCCCGGAGTTTTGAGGACTCGCGCCCGGTTGATGCCTGGGCGCTGGATGGGCTGTCCCGGGTGAGACCGGGGCCGGCCCACCGGAAGTGAACGGACGGGACAACGCGTGCAAGAACTCCTCACCCACATGCTCGGCGATGCACAGGGCTTCGTTGCCTACGTCACCGTCTTCAGCATCCTGGTGGCCTGCGGTCTGGGCATCCCGCTTCCCGAGGACATCTCGCTCATCCTCGGCGGTTTCCTGGCGCACAAGGGCGCCGCCAGCCTGCCGGTGATGATGGCGGTGGGCTTCGTCGGCATCCTCGCGGGTGACAGCCTCATCTTCCTCGCCGGCCGCCGGCTGGGCGGGAAGCTGGGCCGCAACGAAGGCGCGGGTGGAGGCTTCTTCGCTCGCATCGTCACGCCCGAGAAGCGCGCGAAGGTGGAAGGGCTGTTCGCGAAGCACGGGCAGAAGATTGTCTGCATCGCCCGGTTCATGCCTGGCGTGCGCGCGGTGACGTACTTCACCGCCGGCTCCGTGGGCATGTCCTACTGGCGCTTCATCTTCTGGGATGGGCTCGCGGCGCTGCTGTCGGCGCCCATCTTCGTGTGGCTCGGCTTCCACTTCGGCAGCGAGCTCGACACGCTCATCGACAAGTTCAAGGAAGGCCAGTACGTCGTCATGGGCGTGCTGCTCGCGGGCATCGCGGCGTACGTCCTGTGGCGCCGTCGCCAGGCGGCCCGCCGCGCGTCGTCGGTGCCGGGCGTGCAGCCCGTGAGCATCCCGGCCCGCGTGCATGAGCCGGTGGCCGCGCCGCTGCGCAACACGGTGACGGGCAAGGGCGAGCCCCTGTTCGAGGTCTCCTCCGCGGCCTCGGAGAAGAAGGTCTCGTCGCCCGAGTCCGTGCGCGGCGAGCTGCAGAAGACGTAGCGCTCGCATGAGTGACGACGTCGAGCGCCGCAAGGAGGAGATCCGGCGGCGCCTGCGCCTGTCACGCTACCCGCGGAAGAGTCGGGCCGTGTTCTCGGACGAGAACGGGCACAACCCGTGGGTCCTCGAGGATTGTCCGAACTGCGGCGGGCGGGGGCACAAGTGCGAGGAGCGCGAGAACGGGACCATGTACCTCATGGTCGAGTGCTCCGGGTGTGAGGGACTGGGGACCACGACGCAGGTCGTCCGCTTCTTCCCCGAGGACGGGCCCGAGACGGTGGAGATGGAGGCCGTGGTCGACGAGCACGGGTGGATTACCTGCCCCCGCTGCGAGCGCCGGTTCTCCACCCGGTACACCCATCACTCCTGGACCGGGCGTCGGCACCTCTCCTGCGGCCAATTCGTGCGGCTGGTGACGCGGTAGCGATGAGTCTCGCTCCGGAGGCCCGTGCTCGCCGTAGACGACGGCAGGTGCTCGGGACGCCGCACCTTCTGTCAGTATCCATGGCCGGTCTTGCAAGGAGGCCTCGGTGCGCATCCACCTCGCCTCGACCGTGACGAACGCGGTGCGGACGGAGCCCTGACGCAAATGACCTCTTGGAACCGTCTCCTCGCTGTTATCGCCGCCCTGTCAGCAACGCTGGGATGTTCGAAGAAGGAGGAGCCACCCGAGTTGCTCCTGCCTTCCGCCCAGAAGGCGCCGGCCCAGGTCACCTTCAAGGACGACGCGGGAACGCCCGTTCCTCGCGAGGAGCTGGCCGGGAAGACGGGGACGCTTCAGTGGGAGGTCTCCTCGCCCGAGCCCGTGCCGGAGCGCGCCCAGCAACTGCACGATGAAGGCCGGCGACTGGGACAACAGGGCGCGTATGCCGAGGCGCTGAAGCGCTTCGAGGAGGCCCAGGCGCTCGCGCCTCGCTGGCCATATCCCACGTACGACGCGGCCTTCACGTACCTGCTGATGGGGGAGGATGCGAAAGCCCTCGAGGCCTATGCGTGGGTGGATGCGCAGCAGCCGCGCGGCTTCTTCACCACCAAGACGGCGCTCGCTTCGTTGCGGCAGGAGGAACGAGGGCAGCTTCCCAAGGGGACCTACCTGCGGTTCTTGAGCGTGGAGTGGGCCCCGGACCCGGCGTCCAAACGGAAGCTGCTGCAAGCCATCGTGAAGTCCGCGCCGCGCTTCGCCCCGGCCCTGAAGGAAATGGCCCTCCTGTTGGACGACGCGGGTGAGAAGCTGCGAACCATCGAGAAGGCCCTGACGCTCGAGCCCGACCCGGAGACTCGCGGCATCCTCCAGTTGAATCGGGCCATCATCCTGCACGACCAGGGGAAGCAGGCGCAGGCGCGCACGCTGCTGGTCCAGTTGCGAGATGACCCCGGCTCGACGACGGCGACCGTCGCACTCGCGAACGAGTCACTTGCCCAGCTCTTCAACCACTGAAGTAGAAGCCGTCCGCGACGTCAGCTGAGGGCGCGCCATCTCGAAGTGCTCCCGAAGCCCCCAAGCGCCCGTGGTGGAAGTTCTGGTGAGCGTGCGCCTGCGCACTCACGTGAAGGTGCAGAGGAAGTCCAGCGCGAGCTGGTAGCTGGCAAGCTCTTTACGGCGCGGAAAGACCTCCGCCTCGCTGGTGGAGGCGTCGAAGCCGAGCCAGAAGCGCTGGTCCCCCCGGTTGCACTTCAACACTCCGGGCCAGCGGGTTCCGCACATGGTCCGGTGGCTTCGAGATGCGCAGGGGCAAGGCCGGCAGTTGATTCATGTCGAAGGTCGCCGGGTCGAGCGCCGGCACTTCGGGAACCTCCAGATCCATCCAGAAGCGGCACGACGCGACGGCATCGTCGATGCCCGCGGCCAGGCGCCACTGGTCCGGGCCCACCCGCTCCACGTCGACGCGGAAGCCCATGGCGGGGCGGTCCGCATCGATGTTGCCTGCGTCATCGAGGTGGATGGCCAGCGAGATCTGCTCCGGGTCCTGCCCACCATGCACGTGCGCGCTCACGGCCGAGATGCGCTCCAGCCGTCTCAACAGCTCGACGTCGATGGGGCGGGCCGGCGACTGCGCCCCCTTCGCTGGACCTGCCTTCGGCTTCCGTTTGAACAGGTCCAGCAGCCCCATGGGGGATGCCTCCGGGATTCGCGGGAAGGGACCGTGCAATTCAATGGCAACTACACGGTCCCCTGCAAACCCCTTCAGCGCGCGTTCTTCAGCGCCTCCCGCAGTCGCTCCGCCAGCTCGCGCACTCCCGGCTGCCGCAGCAGGCTGTAGTGGTCACCGGGCAGCAGGTGCCGCTCCAGCGCATTGCCCACCAGCGTGGACCAGCCGCCGTCCTCCGGCAGCCCCTCCGCGCCGTCCTTCGCCTTGAACAGCACCACGCGGCTCTCGGTGGCTGGGGCCTCGTAGCGCCGCGAGGCGAGCAGGTTGGCCTCGAACACGCGGAACAGCGCGCGCAGGTGCTCGGCATCCATGCCCCGGGGCAGGGCGCCCGCGCTGGCCGCCGCCTGTAGCAACTGCTCCAGCACCGCGTCCGGCTCCAGGCCCACGAGCTGCTCCCACTCCAACGGCAGGTCCGCGAGCGATGCGCCCATCAAGTCGCGCGCGAACATCAGCGCGAGCTGCACGCGGTCCGGCTCCGGCTCCGCCGACGTCACGGCCGGCACGTAGGAGTCGATGAGCGCCAGCAGCGCCACCTGCTCGCCGCTCGCGCGGAGCTGCCGCGCCATCTCGTAGGCGATGACGCCGCCCATGGACCAGCCGCCCAGGTGGTACGGCCCGGACGCCTGCACCGTGCGCAGCGCCTTCACGTACTCGGTCGCCATCTCCTCCACGGTGCGCAGCGGTTCGCTGCCGTCCAGCCCACGGGCCTGGAGGCCGTAGAACGGACACTCCGTTCCGAGCAGCCGCGCCAGCTCCGCGTACGCGAGGACGTTGCCGCCCACCGGGTGCACGCAGAAGAACGGCGCCGCGTTCCGCGTGCCGGGCTTGCCGAAAGGCACCAGCGGAGAGGACATCCCCGCGGCTCCACCGCGCAGCAGCGTCGCGAGCTGCTCCACCGTGGGGGCCTGGAAGAGCGCGGCCAGCGGGAGGTTGCCTCCCGTGGCCTCGCGCACGGCGGCCATGAGGCGCACGGCCAGCAGCGAGTGGCCCCCCAGCTCGAAGAAGTTGCCGCGCACGCCCACCGGCTGCACGCCCAGCACCTTCTCCCACGTCTGGGCCAGCAACAGCTCCAGCGCATCCCTCGGAGCCACGTGGGCCTGCGTGGGCGTATCACCCGTCTTCGGCGCGGGCAGGGCCTTGCGGTCCACCTTGCCGTTCGCCGTGAGGGGCAGGGCGGCGAGAGGCACGAAGGCCGAGGGCACCATGTACTCGGGCAGCCCTTGCACGAGGTGGGCGCGCAGGGACTGCGGGGTCGGCTCGGCGGACGGCGTGGGGACGACGTACGCGACGAGGCGCTTGTCGCCGGGCACGTCCTCGCGTGCCAGCACCAGCGCGTCCTTCACGGCGGGGTGCGTGCGCAGGACGGACTCGATTTCCCCCAGCTCGATGCGGAAGCCGCGCACCTTCACCTGGAAGTCGGTGCGGCCGAGGTACTCCAGCGTGCCATCCGCGACCCACCGCACCTTGTCGCCCGTGCGGTACATGCGAGCACCGGGCGTGGGACTGAAGGCATCGGGCAGGAAGCGCTCGGCGGTGAGGCTCGGACGGTCGAGGTAGCCACGCGCGAGCCCCTCGCCGGAGATGTAGAGCTCACCGGGGACACCGGCGGGCACCGGTTGCAGGTGCGCATCCAGCACGTAGGTACGTACGTTGGCCAGCGGCCCGCCGATGGTCGGCCGGGTGCCGGAGCGCACGGTGAACGCCGTGGAGTCCACCGTGCACTCAGTGGGGCCGTAGACGTTCACGGTGCGCGTGCGAGGTGCCATCGCGAGCCGCTGCCAGAGGGCCTCGTCGATGGCCTCACCGCCGGGGACCAACAGGCGCGGTGCCGCCTCGTCGTCGAGCAGGCCTTCCTCCACCAACAACCGCAGCAACGACGGCGTGCCGTCGAGCACGTCCACATGGAAGCGGCGCAGCCACTCCAGCAGGGCACGCGGGTCCTGCCGGGTCTCCTCGGGGACGATGCACAGGCAGTGGCCGTCGAGGAGCTGGACGAGCTGCTTCACCGACGCGTCGAACGCCAGCGGCGCGTTGACGCTGACCCGCAGCGCACCGCTCTGGCCCGCGTACACGGAGCGGGCCAGCGCATGCCGCAGGTTGAGCACCGAGCGGTGCTGCACCATGACGCCCTTCGGAGTGCCCGTGCTGCCCGACGTGTAGATGACGTAGGCCAGGTTGTTGGGTGACATGGCCACCGTCGGCGTATGCGACGGCAGCGAAGCAGGCAGCGCATCCGCCGAGTCGAGGCACACCACGCGGACCGCCTCCGGAGCCCACGCGTCCAACGCCCGCGTGTGCGCGAGCAGCACGGGAGCAGCGCAGTCCCGGAGGGTGAGCTCCAGGCGCTGCGCGGGCCACGACGGGTCGAGCGGCACGTACGCACCACCGGCCTTCATCACTCCAAGCAGCGCCACCACCATGTCCACCGAGCGCTCCAGGCACAGCGCGACACGGACATCCGGTCCGACGCCGAGCGAGCGCAGGTGCCACGCGAGCTGATTCGCCCGGGCTTCGAGCTGGGCGAACGTGAGGACGGTGTCCTCGAAGCGGACGGCGGGCGCGTTCGGGGTGCGCGCCGCCTGCTCCTCGAAGACCTGGTGGAAGCAGCCATCGAGCGAGGCTTCCGAGCGGGTGTCGTTCCACGCGTGCAGGACCTGCTGGCGCTCAGTGGGCGTCAGCAGGGGCAGCTCGGACAGACGGCGCTCGGGGGCGGAGGTGATGGTCTCCAGCAGCACCTGGAAGTGCCGCATCAGGCGCGAGCCCGTGGCTTCAGTGAACAGGTCCGAGGCCACCTGGAAGTGGCCGGAGAAGCCCTCGGGCGTGCGGGTCAGG comes from Pyxidicoccus parkwaysis and encodes:
- a CDS encoding DedA family protein — translated: MQELLTHMLGDAQGFVAYVTVFSILVACGLGIPLPEDISLILGGFLAHKGAASLPVMMAVGFVGILAGDSLIFLAGRRLGGKLGRNEGAGGGFFARIVTPEKRAKVEGLFAKHGQKIVCIARFMPGVRAVTYFTAGSVGMSYWRFIFWDGLAALLSAPIFVWLGFHFGSELDTLIDKFKEGQYVVMGVLLAGIAAYVLWRRRQAARRASSVPGVQPVSIPARVHEPVAAPLRNTVTGKGEPLFEVSSAASEKKVSSPESVRGELQKT
- the miaB gene encoding tRNA (N6-isopentenyl adenosine(37)-C2)-methylthiotransferase MiaB, whose translation is MKRYFIHTFGCQMNVNDSLRMSEVLAKMSYEPTPVPENADLIILNTCAIREKAEDKMLSALGRYKPVKASRGALIGVGGCVAQQEKDKLLKKVPYLDFVFGPDNIAKLPDIIGRVSEDRARVVEAAFVQSEEYVFPRADPETSRGKVTEFVTVMKGCDNVCSFCVVPHTRGREVSRAFPDVLLEVADLAKVGVREVTLIGQNVNSYAGGISFAQLLLRTAEVPGIERVRFTTSHPHDLSDELIDAFRTQPKIAPHFHLPVQCGSDRVLKMMRRDYTVVQYLERLEKLRAARPGIAVTTDIIVGFPGETEEEFEMTMKLTEQVRYDNQFSFVFSPRPKTGASLKEHEWGPVPHEVKIARLERLQKLQRRISTEITAALVGAEVEVLVEGHSRYDATKRFGRTPENRTVNFDGDAPAGAIVTVKVERSTPNQLSGKQLSVLSLPTVEPLPVAPAASPFHVIAEA
- a CDS encoding cyclic nucleotide-binding domain-containing protein, whose protein sequence is MALVPATTLKACPIFKGFTDTGIQIFAGVAVPRAFPKGTALFTEGKAGESLLIIGEGTVRLSAKSASGEDVPLGEVGAGEPLGELALVQKGERLCTATAATDVSALEIRASDFQKLLASKPQACVKLLMGIVGYFGQKARDNRDMLRTLVGKAPAA